From the Montipora capricornis isolate CH-2021 chromosome 2, ASM3666992v2, whole genome shotgun sequence genome, one window contains:
- the LOC138037349 gene encoding uncharacterized protein encodes MGKKGGDNIALGWDDPLPERLSSQWQSWRDTLVDLENVSVPRCYHPKNFGRVIRSEIHSFSDASKDGIGVATYLRQFNESGQVNVAFLFGQAKMAPLQPTTIPRLELCGAVLSSQVVKKLSTELSIPIHEVVYYTDSKVALGYIQNDSRRFYVYVANRVQIIRNVSDPSQWRYIDTALNPADLATRGIAAENLKDSKWLSGPEFLREASPSCPPYAEVVALDVQDPEVRSEVAVHVTGVNTAPGLDSDRFSRFSSFASLRRALANLIVKVKEYKATREHHALRSQDQCISRRNQSRKEPKRLPRRPSLEELQQAEMIAIRTVQNERFADEMKLTGEVKDQQDRHSARRRKNALKKSSLYRLDPFMDSQGVLRVGGRLRRAHLSFPEKHPVLLPKGHHLSHLIVRHQHGKVHHQGRQITHGAVRAAGFWIVGGHGVVSKVISSCVTCKKLRGASLTQHMADLPSDRTETPPPFTNVGCDVFGPWNIQTRRLRGGAINSKRWGLVFTCLNSRAIHIEVLESMDASAFICALRRFLSVRGPTARIRCDRGSNFVGAKTELEQALQEMDEGALKTYLADQGCEWSFNPPHASHFGGVWERQIGTIRRVLDAMLLELGKPQLTHELLVTLLAEVSAIVNARPISTIPSDVDDPQPLSPAMLLTLKSRPLLPPPGNFIPQDLYARRRWKRAQYLADQFWVRWRREYLQSLQKRPKWNERKCNLATGDVVIVRDKGAHRNDWLLGKVVEAITSDDGGVRKANVLVRKDGALKTYLRPISELVLIVHSQDSTDAYKE; translated from the coding sequence ATGGGTAAGAAAGGCGGTGACAATATTGCACTTGGCTGGGATGACCCACTACCGGAGAGGTTGTCGTCCCAATGGCAGTCCTGGAGAGATACGCTCGTCGACTTAGAGAATGTTTCTGTTCCTAGATGTTACCACCCTAAGAACTTCGGTCGTGTCATACGATCCGAGATCCATTCATTTTCAGATGCCAGCAAAGACGGCATCGGAGTTGCTACCTACCTCAGACAATTCAACGAATCGGGACAGGTAAACGTTGCATTCTTGTTTGGACAAGCGAAGATGGCCCCGTTGCAACCGACAACAATTCCCCGCCTTGAGCTTTGCGGCGCCGTCCTATCCTCCCAGGTGGTAAAGAAATTGTCGACGGAGTTGAGCATACCTATCCATGAAGTTGTCTATTACACAGATTCCAAGGTTGCACTCGGGTACATTCAAAATGACAGCCGACGATTCTATGTGTATGTCGCGAATCGTGTTCAGATCATCAGGAACGTCTCTGACCCATCGCAATGGAGGTACATTGACACTGCCTTGAATCCAGCAGACCTTGCAACTCGAGGAATAGCCGCCGAAAACCTGAAAGACTCCAAGTGGTTAAGCGGTCCGGAGTTCTTGAGAGAAGCCTCACCTAGTTGCCCACCTTACGCCGAAGTAGTCGCCCTAGATGTACAAGATCCCGAAGTTAGGAGCGAAGTCGCTGTTCATGTCACTGGAGTCAACACAGCACCGGGGCTTGATTCGGACAGGTTCAGTCGTTTTTCCAGTTTTGCGTCTCTGCGGCGAGCGTTAGCCAACTTAATAGTGAAGGTGAAGGAGTACAAGGCAACACGCGAGCATCACGCACTCAGGAGCCAAGATCAGTGCATCAGCCGCCGTAACCAGTCACGGAAAGAACCTAAACGACTTCCACGTCGTCCTTCACTAGAGGAGTTGCAGCAAGCAGAAATGATCGCGATTAGAACGGTCCAGAACGAGCGCTTCGCGGATGAAATGAAGTTGACAGGAGAAGTAAAGGACCAGCAGGACCGGCATAGTGCCCGACGAAGGAAGAATGCGTTGAAGAAATCAAGCCTGTACCGCCTGGACCCATTCATGGATAGCCAAGGAGTACTCAGAGTAGGCGGTCGCCTTCGCCGAGCCCACCTCAGCTTCCCGGAGAAGCACCCAGTCCTTCTACCCAAAGGACACCATTTGTCTCATCTCATTGTCCGTCACCAACACGGGAAAGTACACCATCAAGGTCGACAGATTACTCACGGAGCAGTGCGTGCTGCTGGTTTCTGGATTGTTGGCGGTCACGGAGTAGTCTCAAAGGTCATCAGTTCCTGTGTCACCTGCAAAAAGCTTAGAGGAGCAAGCCTCACGCAGCACATGGCTGACCTACCGTCCGACAGGACGGAAACCCCACCGCCCTTCACTAATGTCGGATGCGACGTTTTCGGGCCATGGAATATCCAGACACGAAGACTCAGAGGAGGCGCCATCAACTCCAAACGTTGGGGACTGGTCTTCACTTGTTTAAACAGCCGCGCAATCCACATCGAAGTCCTAGAATCGATGGACGcaagtgcattcatctgtgcACTTCGCCGATTCCTGTCCGTCCGTGGACCGACCGCTAGAATAAGGTGCGATCGCGGCTCGAATTTCGTTGGAGCTAAAACCGAGTTGGAGCAAGCACTTCAAGAGATGGATGAAGGCGCACTGAAGACCTACCTTGCGGATCAGGGCTGCGAATGGTCCTTCAATCCACCCCATGCATCCCATTTCGGAGGAGTCTGGGAGCGGCAGATCGGAACTATTCGCCGAGTGTTAGACGCCATGCTTCTGGAACTGGGGAAACCTCAACTCACTCACGAGCTGCTGGTCACACTCTTAGCCGAAGTCTCCGCAATCGTAAACGCCCGTCCTATTTCCACCATACCGTCTGATGTTGACGACCCGCAGCCCCTGTCACCGGCCATGTTACTCACCTTGAAGTCTCGGCCACTTTTGCCACCCCCCGGAAACTTCATTCCGCAAGACCTCTACGCACGTCGCAGATGGAAAAGAGCGCAGTATCTTGCTGATCAATTTTGGGTGCGTTGGCGACGGGAATACCTACAGTCATTACAGAAAAGGCCGAAGTGGAACGAACGCAAGTGTAATCTAGCCACCGGAGACGTCGTTATTGTGCGAGACAAGGGTGCACACCGCAACGACTGGCTGTTGGGGAAGGTGGTCGAAGCCATTACTAGCGATGACGGGGGAGTAAGGAAAGCAAACGTCTTGGTACGCAAAGATGGAGCTCTCAAGACCTACCTACGTCCAATCAGTGAGCTAGTCCTCATCGTGCATTCCCAGGACAGCACCGATGCTTACAAGGAGTAA
- the LOC138021811 gene encoding uncharacterized protein, whose translation MAKSRPVLQLSPPFTMSAETDEITQPEGVQEKRQRQPSRKALQNMIQSTTVELSRRAKALRSEVDNVYTALRGNTATVDESALQVLTQKYKEILTELECLYAQDKWGDTSAEAETVRQAGFANLEEARTALNKAKSQCYEDDRVSRKSQHSSRVSSSRSSRSSTRAKALAEAAAANKQAEYDRIIAEKQHLRRQQEATYERDMALLAADKLAAVADAKLAAIENCIQEEERSQSHAPSRKDVSEDARHRTEKWVDAQNSTNPLDTTLPEASHTPNPEKRLDEDTTLPFDGVTPLRSRPQENLTTGETPLQDTSAQEKLAYSPNTSPPKGNVECVEMFTTTHTQLTESLARQSLPKCHPDTFGGDATLFHPWRTAFKAMLKDAKIPPEQEINYLRQYTKGDAQKLVDSYRKRRYRQPASLLQELWAELEKRFGNPAVITDTLLKKLSGAAKFNEKERGRLRAFADLCADVDSQLEFLPGLACLNYPNAIKPIVEKLPNFLRSKWEKQVAEHADRNQDAYPSFNTFAVMMQKQASLKNHPNIVVNGVPSPKESKLKLTPTPDARVLVSNTTPIHRNTNSRPNTEKHCLYHDMKGHDLANCKAFDRKNLATKTEWIMRAGLCFKCLSSEHQSKDCNTSVSCEKCRSSLHHTVLHLEKRRSVPEDNGEELRATCTAICHTRSGGLSCSKIVLLDVFPEKRPDLTHRVYAVIDDQSNASMISPSLADKLGANGPREKFLLSTCSAEKELKYGRRVPSLIVRSIAGEQSTLPILVECDQIPRDKSEIPTPEIAREFSHLKGIADQIPPLDQDANIELLIGRDAPELLKVRDFRNGPKGAPWAQKLKLGWTVSGEVCLDRVGGPVHISVHRSTVDALKPTLNDQERCLDSTRSSNYEIAPCPNHFVIKEEYAGGEQIAPDVYRTTANDNEVSLSQEDRRFLEVMNQSIHKNTKGNWEMPLPFRSSNVSMPNNRSLAVSRLNSLLRSFKRNPQLEKDYFAFMAKVFDRGHATRVPPSELRIEEGVNEGNAACADNHGRVWYLPHFGVYHPRKPDQIRVVFDSSAEFEGVSLNKELLPGPDQMNSLLGVLVRFRQEDVALICDVEQMFHSFYMNSEHRDFLRFLWFKDNNPLEEIVEYRMLVHLFGNVSSPAIATFAMRKTAEDGEEEYGLSAKEFVNNDFYVDDGLTSRPTDEETVELLQNTQAMLATAQLRLHKAVSNSVFVMEALPEEDRGKASVT comes from the coding sequence ATGGCAAAGTCACGTCCCGTTTTACAACTGAGTCCGCCGTTTACCATGTCAGCGGAAACAGACGAAATAACGCAACCCGAAGGGGTCCAAGAAAAACGCCAAAGACAACCATCTAGGAAAGCTCTTCAGAACATGATTCAGAGTACAACTGTCGAACTCTCGAGACGAGCTAAGGCACTCAGGAGTGAAGTCGACAATGTTTACACGGCCCTACGGGGAAATACGGCCACCGTCGATGAGTCCGCCTTACAAGTCCTTACTCAAAAATACAAGGAGATCCTAACTGAGCTAGAATGCTTGTATGCTCAAGATAAATGGGGAGACACCTCAGCAGAGGCTGAGACAGTTCGACAAGCCGGCTTTGCCAATCTTGAGGAAGCTCGCACCGCTCTCAACAAAGCAAAATCACAGTGTTACGAAGATGATCGTGTGTCACGCAAGTCTCAACACTCGTCACGCGTGTCATCCTCGCGTTCATCACGGAGTTCTACGAGAGCGAAGGCGCTGGCGGAAGCGGCTGCCGCAAATAAACAAGCCGAATACGACCGAATCATCGCAGAAAAACAGCATCTACGAAGACAGCAAGAAGCCACATACGAACGTGACATGGCCTTATTGGCCGCCGACAAACTTGCAGCAGTAGCAGACGCGAAGCTTGCAGCCATCGAGAATTGTATTCAGGAGGAAGAGAGGTCTCAGTCTCACGCACCATCCAGAAAAGACGTGTCCGAGGACGCAAGACACAGAACTGAGAAATGGGTTGACGCCCAAAACAGCACAAACCCACTCGACACAACGCTGCCGGAAGCGTCACACACCCCAAACCCGGAGAAAAGATTGGATGAAGATACAACGCTCCCGTTCGACGGTGTAACCCCACTACGCAGCCGGCCCCAGGAGAACCTCACCACGGGAGAAACCCCACTGCAAGATACATCGGCCCAGGAGAAACTCGCGTACAGCCCCAACACATCCCCCCCAAAAGGAAATGTCGAATGCGTAGAAATGTTTACGACGACTCACACGCAACTGACAGAGAGTCTAGCACGACAAAGCTTACCTAAATGTCACCCAGATACCTTTGGAGGAGACGCTACATTGTTCCATCCATGGAGAACTGCATTTAAGGCGATGTTAAAGGATGCCAAAATACCCCCTGAACAGGAGATTAACTATCTCCGCCAGTACACAAAAGGAGACGCACAGAAGTTGGTGGACAGCTACCGTAAGAGGCGATACAGGCAACCCGCCTCTCTCCTACAGGAACTTTGGGCCGAACttgaaaaacggtttggaaaccCAGCAGTAATCACCGACACCTTACTGAAGAAACTGAGCGGGGCAGCAAAGTTTAACGAGAAGGAGAGGGGAAGACTGCGGGCTTTCGCTGACTTATGTGCTGATGTGGACAGCCAGCTAGAGTTTCTTCCGGGTCTGGCCTGCCTGAACTACCCTAACGCTATTAAGCCCATTGTGGAGAAGCTGCCTAACTTTCTACGGTCCAAATGGGAGAAACAAGTTGCCGAACACGCCGACCGCAATCAAGACGCGTATCCTAGTTTCAACACCTTTGCTGTCATGATGCAGAAACAAGCATCACTAAAGAACCACCCAAACATTGTCGTCAACGGAGTACCATCGCCCAAGGAATCTAAACTCAAACTAACCCCGACACCCGACGCGAGGGTCCTTGTTTCAAATACTACACCCATTCACAGGAACACTAACAGCAGGCCCAATACGGAGAAACATTGTCTGTACCATGACATGAAGGGCCATGACTTGGCGAACTGCAAGGCTTTCGATCGGAAAAACTTGGCAACGAAAACAGAGTGGATCATGAGGGCCGGACTTTGTTTCAAGTGCTTATCGTCAGAACACCAATCAAAGGATTGTAACACCTCCGTCAGTTGTGAGAAATGCAGAAGTAGCCTTCACCACACGGTCTTACACCTGGAGAAGCGAAGATCGGTTCCCGAAGACAATGGCGAGGAGCTAAGAGCAACCTGCACTGCAATCTGTCATACAAGGAGTGGTGGACTATCCTGCAGTAAGATTGTTCTGTTAGACGTCTTCCCGGAGAAACGACCAGATCTTACGCATAGAGTGTATGCTGTTATCGACGATCAGAGTAACGCCTCCATGATTTCACCCAGCTTAGCCGACAAGCTAGGAGCGAACGGGCCCAGAGAGAAGTTTTTGCTATCCACCTGTAGTGCGGAGAAGGAGTTAAAGTACGGTCGTCGTGTCCCCAGCCTCATAGTCCGTTCCATTGCGGGAGAACAGTCTACGTTACCCATACTAGTAGAATGTGACCAAATTCCTCGTGACAAAAGTGAGATCCCAACCCCAGAGATTGCGAGGGAGTTCTCTCATTTGAAAGGAATCGCTGACCAAATTCCACCATTAGACCAAGACGCGAACATTGAACTTCTCATTGGTCGCGATGCACCGGAGTTGTTGAAAGTGAGAGACTTCAGAAACGGACCCAAAGGTGCCCCTTGGGCCCAAAAGTTAAAGTTAGGATGGACAGTCTCAGGCGAAGTATGTCTGGACAGGGTAGGTGGGCCCGTTCACATCTCGGTCCACAGATCTACAGTTGATGCCCTGAAACCAACTCTCAACGATCAAGAACGTTGTCTCGATTCGACACGCTCTTCGAATTACGAGATTGCTCCCTGCCCGAATCATTTCGTGATCAAGGAAGAATACGCTGGAGGGGAGCAAATTGCGCCGGACGTGTACCGCACAACCGCCAACGACAACGAAGTCAGTCTGTCCCAGGAAGACCGCCGATTCCTGGAAGTCATGAATCAAAGCATCCACAAAAACACCAAAGGGAACTGGGAGATGCCTCTCCCCTTCCGCTCAAGTAACGTCAGTATGCCTAACAACAGGAGTCTAGCCGTCAGCCGTCTGAATAGCTTGTTACGTTCTTTCAAGAGAAACCCGCAACTGGAGAAGGATTATTTTGCCTTTATGGCAAAAGTCTTTGACCGCGGGCACGCTACTCGAGTACCGCCCAGTGAACTACGAATCGAGGAGGGAGTCAACGAAGGGAACGCTGCGTGCGCTGACAACCATGGTCGGGTCTGGTACTTGCCACACTTCGGGGTGTACCACCCGAGAAAACCCGACCAGATCCGCGTAGTTTTTGACTCTTCAGCGGAATTTGAAGGAGTGTCACTAAACAAGGAACTCTTGCCAGGTCCTGACCAAATGAACAGTCTTCTCGGCGTACTAGTACGTTTCAGACAGGAGGACGTCGCCCTTATCTGCGACGTAGAACAGATGTTTCATTCGTTTTACATGAACTCTGAGCACAGGGATTTCCTAAGATTCCTCTGGTTCAAGGACAATAACCCCTTGGAGGAAATAGTGGAGTATCGCATGCTTGTTCACCTTTTCGGCAACGTGTCCAGTCCAGCCATAGCCACTTTCGCCATGAGAAAAACAGCAGAAGACGGCGAGGAGGAGTACGGCTTATCAGCCAAAGAGTTTGTTAACAACGATTTCTACGTCGACGACGGACTGACGTCCCGTCCGACCGACGAGGAGACAGTAGAACTGTTGCAGAACACACAAGCCATGTTAGCAACCGCCCAGCTGAGATTACACAAGGCTGTATCAAATTCTGTTTTCGTAATGGAAGCACTACCTGAAGAGGACCGGGGAAAAGCATCCGTGACTTAG